A section of the Apodemus sylvaticus chromosome 10, mApoSyl1.1, whole genome shotgun sequence genome encodes:
- the Cbx8 gene encoding chromobox protein homolog 8: MELSAVGERVFAAEALLKRRIRKGRMEYLVKWKGWSQKYSTWEPEENILDARLLAAFEEREREMELYGPKKRGPKPKTFLLKAQAKAKAKTYEFRSDSTRGIRIPYPGRSPQDLASTSRAREGLRNTGLPPPGSSSSTCRADPPRDRDRDRDRERDRGTSRVDDKPRSPGDSSKKRGPKPRKEQLDPSQRPLGEPSDGLGEYLKGRKLDETPSGTGKFPAGHSVIQLARRQDSDLVQYGVTSPSSAEASGKLAVDTFPARVIKHRAAAFLEAKGQGALDPGGTRVRHSSGTPGSVGSLYRDMGAQGGRPSLIARIPVARILGDPEEESWSPSLTNLEKVVVTDVTSNFLTVTIKESNTDQGFFKEKR, from the exons ATGGAGCTCTCGGCGGTGGGGGAGCGGGTGTTCGCGGCCGAAGCCCTCCTGAAGCGGCGCATACGCAAA GGACGCATGGAATATCTCGTGAAATGGAAGGGCTGGTCGCAGAA GTACAGCACGTGGGAGCCCGAAGAAAATATTCTGGATGCTCGCCTCCTTGCAGCCTTTGAGGAAAG gGAACGGGAGATGGAGCTCTATGGCCCCAAAAAACGAGGACCCAAACCTAAAACCTTCCTTCTCAAG GCCCAGGCCAAGGCAAAGGCCAAAACCTATGAATTCAGAAGTGACTCTACCAGAGGCATCCGGATTCCCTACCCAGGCCGCTCACCCCAGGATTTGGCATCTACTTCCAGGGCCCGAGAGGGCCTTCGGAACACGGGGCTACCCCCACCAGGGAGCAGCAGCAGTACCTGCAGGGCAGACCCACCTCGGGACCGGGACCGAGACCGGGATCGAGAAAGGGACAGGGGTACCAGCCGTGTAGACGACAAGCCCAGGTCACCCGGGGACAGCTCCAAGAAACGAGGACCCAAGCCCAGGAAAGAGCAACTAGACCCTTCACAGAGACCTTTGGGAGAGCCCAGTGATGGCCTTGGAGAATACCTCAAAGGCAGGAAGCTGGATGAGACCCCTTCTGGGACAGGAAAGTTCCCAGCTGGCCACAGTGTGATCCAGCTCGCTCGAAGGCAGGACTCAGACCTGGTCCAGTATGGTGTGACCAGTCCCAGCTCAGCAGAGGCCTCGGGAAAGTTGGCAGTGGACACCTTTCCAGCCAGGGTAATAAAGCACAGGGCTGCTGCTTTCCTGGAGGCCAAAGGCCAAGGTGCCCTGGACCCTGGTGGTACCAGAGTCCGACATAGTTCAGGCACCCCAGGCTCAGTGGGAAGCCTGTATCGGGACATGGGGGCACAAGGGGGACGGCCCTCCCTCATCGCCAGGATCCCAGTGGCCAGAATCCTGGGGGACCCAGAGGAAGAGTCCTGGAGCCCCTCTCTGACTAACCTGGAGAAGGTGGTTGTCACAGATGTGACCTCAAACTTTTTGACCGTCACCATTAAAGAGAGCAACACGGACCAAGGattctttaaggaaaaaagatGA